ctatttaacaaccttttgGACTATAGTGTTATAGAAGGCTTAACGACTATTTGATGACCATATAATGAAAtatgtaatgtgctatgtagtactatccTAGTGTTGCTATTTTATCCAAAAAATTTTAGTGTTACTGAATgaatggttaaatgatgctagataTTTTCtaatggtatttagatggatGTTTAATCTTTGTGTATACGGATGACTTGACGGGATTTTTTTGTGGTGGGTATAGATATGAAGTAGTGATATTGAGTGGGTATTTACTCATTGTTTTCTGTACCCCAGGCCAACTGTAAACTGTCCTTTCTAGCCTTCTGGATTATGTTACATTACGACTTACGAGAGAGAAAAAGGTTTCTTCCGGAAGGAAAGAGAAAAAAAGGGCAGCGATCGATGCTAGATTCAGTTACGTTACGAGGAAAAAAAGGTTTCTTCTGGAAAGAAAAAGGCACCGATCGATGCCGCTGCTTCTTTAAATATGAAAGGAAGCGCGTATACTGGTGTCCTGTGGGACTTTCGGCGGATCCGTGTGGTTAGCTAGGTTTGGGCCTGGGCAAAGAATCCATTTCCCCAACCGAAAGGAACATTGGGTTCCTTCCTATTGGCTGGGGCTGTTGTTTATGTTCGATCATCACAGAATTTAATAGCAGCCTGGAGCTGGGACGAACTCCGGGGGTGTCAACGCGCCATTTTGACAGCTCGTGCTGGGCACGGTGGATCCAGCACGAAAAAACGAGCCATTGATATCACAAACAAGCTGTTCCGACGAATCGAAATgcttacaccaaacatgagttcacATCACACGCGACCAAAAAAAAAACAAATTGAGCACACGGCGACTACGAGTCTTTCTTCTGCGCCTTCCTCTTCATCCGGCTGAACGGGCCGACCGTCCGGTCCATGATGTACATGTAAATGACCTGGCTCCAGGACCTGTACGACTCGAGGCCGTCGTAGTACTCCGGCGCCATCTCCTTCACCCTGTGCAGCCGGGTGCCCGGGATCCTGGGGAAGTCGTGGTGCTCGTTGTGGTACCCCACGTGCCACGCCACCAGGTTCAGGGGCCCGTAGTACGAGTAGGTCTCCTGCTCGGGGCTGAACACGTAGTGCTCCGAGATGAAGTGGCCCGCCATGGGGTGCATGCCGCCGCCGACGAACGTGGAGAGGACAAGGTAGGCCAGCGACCTCCAGCCGCACAGGTACACGAGCCCGGCGTCGAGGCCGACCTGGGCCGCCAGGTTGGTCAGCTCCCACAGGCCCGGAGGCTTCGGCTTCAGGAACAGCGGCCGCAGAGCGTAGAAGAAGAGCTGGAGCACGACCCACGCGGACTTGCCGGCGGCGCTCCTCACGGCGCGCGCCTCCGCCTGGCTCGGGATGTCCATGTCCACGCCGTCCACGCCCTGGAACCGGTGGTGCTCCAGGTGGTACTTCTGGAACGTGATGGACATGGGCACACCGATGGGGAGGTTCGCGAAGATGCCCAGCCAGCGGTTCAGGGATGGGGTCGCGAAGGCAAGGTTGTGGCTCAGCTCGTGGATGGCCAGGAACAGGTTGTGGTTTAGAAACGACCCGAAGAAGTAGGACACCGTCAGTAGCTTCAGCCAGCTGGCGTCACGGAGGAATGTAGCAGTCCATAGCTGAAGCGACACGACCAAACCAATCTGCAACAACAGGTGAAATAACCATCAAAGAATTGACAAGTCATGGCTTCTGGCTGTACTAAATAATTAAATTGGCCAAACAAGTTTCTAAGCTTAAATTCCCAGGAGATTCCATTAGGAATTCGGACTATACCGTGTCATACAGGTATGGGCAAACAACTTCAGCAAACGCAATAGAACATATACCAATGCTACCAATGCAAATAAGAGTACAACTTATTGCTCCAAAAAGAAAAGAACTTCAGCCTATGGACAAGGATGGTAGCCCTCCTGATTTTTTTTTCTTACAAGGCCATGAGATGTGCGGATGTGCCACATGAAGGCAAAAATCCTTTACTAGGTGCTCTGGTGTAACGGTGAGAGCTGTCTCACCGCATCAACAGGTCACGGGTTCCGGGTTTGAAGCAGCCTCTTCGCATTCGCGGGGAAGGCTTAGGGCAtgtttgtttacccccatggattatataatctggattatttttggaggattatataatctggattatataatctggattatataatctgagtagtcctgtttgtttacccagattatttgagttgttaataggattcttttgtatgaggaagacaagaatgccctctatatttgtactaggttgaaactcatatatgaaaaaaataattcaattgatattggcaaatattgcattagcaatattatcacggaaggcattcatgtcaccttcttcatcctcaaattgactagtactaggcgcaaaaacgattcggtggattataatggcaatggtgggtaatttctagaaaacttgaaagggtagtggggaagtgggaaaaaataatctaaaataagcacctcctcacttgcttatggattatcataatccaaggggttagattatataatctgggcaaataagctggactgtttgtttgactcttaggattatttaatccagattatataatctgaggggTAAACAAACAAGCCCTTACCTCGGCTTATCTCTTCACCAGACCCCCACACATGTGGGAGCCCCTGCGTCTGCGCCTTTAGCAAGGAATGAAAACGAGATACTCTGATTCAAATGACTGCTCAGATATGGTGCAGGGCACAGTAATTCAGTAAGGATGTGTTAGTGTGCTTTGCAGGTTCAGGCTGTATTCAAGGTTTCAgataattcatcttttgataatgTTCTCGCATATTGGCATTAAAGTCTGAGTCGATTTACATTCCTCATTAATGACCGATTGGCCTCAATATGAAAATGAATAATACGGTAAAGATATGACTGTGTCTTGTGGTTGATTTACAGTTCATAATTCCTATGGTTCTTCCCACAATCTCAACATGATAGAGGGTACCAAAGATATGATTGCCGTCTTGTGGTTGATCTGAAATTACTGTCCCAAATGTGTCATACAAAACCGAGGGTGCATTAAGATCAGTAGCAAGATATGCCGTGGCCAAAGTTGTTGGGATTTGCCTACTCTTCAAGGAAGTAGCACCCAATAACTAGTTACGGCTTAGAAAAATTAATCTTTATCGATTCTTAATGCCGCTGAAGTTATAATATTGAAACAACCAGTAAGGTTTAATGATGTCTTGAAAGAAAATGCCGGTAGCCAATAAGAAGCAGCAACTGCCATTTCAGGCACCCTTTAGGGCCCGTTCGGATGCATTGGATTTACACCCGGAACTATTCCAGCTAATCCATGTTAATACAAAATTACAAATAAACATATCATTCCATCTGTAACGGTTGGAACCGTTCCATAGTAAATGAACATGGCCAGGCTTAAAGTTACAGCTGGAAGCCTGGAACTAATTCAGAGCCAACAAGAAAGGTTCAGCATAGCACAATAAAGTGGGCAGCTTATGCCACCTAGCAGTATGCCATTAGGCTCATTATGGCTTGATGAAACAATTTAACGGAGGAAGTACCTGATTTGACTGTATTATTTGGTTACTAATTCATCTTGTTTGCGCCATAAAACCCAATCTTAACAGTTTTGCAGACATCAAATTTGCAGTGTCATAAGGAATATTAACCAGTTAGTTGACGACAAGGCAAACAAATTTACAAAACAAGCAAGTAACAGAAGAAAACTGGAAAGTCCAAAGAAGAGTGCTGCAATCTCCCTaacaaaaaaaaaaggaaaaaagaaaagtatATCTGCAATCGCTTTGTCATAGTGGTGGTTCCAGAATATTTCTAGCAACGTAAGCACCATAGCCTGCACAATGTCAAACTAACCTCGCACAGAAACCGTAAAAAACAGCACATCGACCCCGAATTCAGATATGCGTAGCACTTAACTAATATCGCAGCTCTAGCTTCTAGGGATACCAAACTTTAATGGATCCAAACCGACTTGCATCTGCTCAGCAAACGCCAAACGTCGTAAAAGGGAACAGCGTGAGTCAAACTTTCTGGCGAGCTAAATCCTGGATCCTCTATTCCGCATTCCACACACAGAATCACAGGAGAGAGAAATTAACAGACGCAAAGAGCAAGCCGCAAAGAAAGCAGATCACGGCACCTTGAGGAAGGCCCACGGATCCGGGCCGAAGAGCTCCTTGATCTGCGGGTACTTGGCCAGGATCTCCCGGCGGCGCGACGCGTGCGGCTCGTCCGTGTACGACCAGAAGAAGTCCGTCGCCATCACCCCTTCCTCCGCCTCCATCCCAGCGACCATTGCTCCCTCCCACACCCTGGGCCCTGCGCGAACGGGCGGTCGTTAGCGGACGCAGCCCGATGGCACGGGGTGGCGCTGGAGCCCGAATGCGGGTAGGTGGATTCGTCGGCTCCTTTTCACGCGAACCGGCGGGGCGAATCCTGTGTGCTATCTTTGATGAAAGTATCTACCGGCTATGGCCTATGGGTGGGCGAGGCGTGGAGGCGTGCAGCGGCGGAGGGTGTGGTGTGGGCGAATTTGTCTATTTCGGGGAATCCGGAGGTGACGACGAACATGAACGTGCAGAGAACGTGACGCGGAGCTGGCACTATGGGGTCCACATGTCATCGAAGGCGATGACCATGGGCCAGGGATAGTTTGAGCCTGAATGCAGGTTGATCAGATCGGATCGACATTTGTTGGGCCATGGGCCCATGGCCCATGAAGAAAAGGAACATGAGATGGAAATAGGAAAAAACTTCAGTTTAACCTATACAACTATTGCGGTTGTTCGTTTTTCCTGCTTTATCTACAAAATCACTAACTGTTTTGAGGGATCGAAGTGTGTGTGTTTTGGAAGTCACCGTCTTGAGTTTCTTGGCAACATATTTTGCCACGGGTGtccttctctttttttttctcttttttgaaaGGAAATGTACATATCTTTTCAGTTCCACGCCTTTGCTAACTTGCATTGCATAGCACACATTGTTGAAAACCGGCTTGGATCGATAAGACAACAAGGTGACGGACATGCCAAACCATTCTGAGTTTGCACGTTCACATGGAAAGCACAGGGTCACAGCACCAGACGCATTCAAACAGATCCATCATCCTGACAACTTTTTTTTTGTCACGAACCCTGCAttctgttaagtaaccctagttagggttatgtgggcaaatacctgctttgcccctgaggggtctcacatctctatataaggaacatgtacatCCCCTCATAATACAgtgatcagaaagaggccagaggcccaaccctatatcatgtgtctcgtgcgtttcctctgtcgtgcttatgggaagggagacgggttctctacagcttctcgcgcctctactgctgacgggagggaagggagcggatctggtgatccgtggtaacgtagttctcaacacgttatcagcacgctctacttcGACGTTGCTGCGGGATCAGGTCTGCATCAACTCTTCGTCAAGCCGGCAGGTCTCTTGGCcttgccgaactgtcctacgcgacaggcttcgTTCCCGTTTATCGAACCAGGAATCACGGTATGAAATCTTGAGTGGATCTACAATTTACTGTTCATCGCGTATATTGCCTACGAGCCTGTGTGCATGCTGTTGGTCGGAGCAGAGCACCATTTGATGGTTGACTGGTCTCGGTTCATGCGCCGAGATGACGCGCTGCAGTTCACGAGAAGGCCTGGAGCCACACCGCTGCCTTGTGAAAATCAAAGGCCTGGAGCCGTGCATGCCGGCACCTCCTCCAGAATAGCAGGCTTTGACGTTTTCCTTGCATGGCTGTTCACGTTTCCTTGGAACCGCATGCACCAGCCCCGCAACGTCCGCTCCCACCACGACTACCTCCACATGCACAAACGGCCACATGCCACCCCGCAAGCCGCATGAACAAATGGATGGGCTATTTACGTGAAGGCACCTCACGCATGCACAAACGGATGCGCTAATAAAGTTTCGCATGCTCGTTTGTTTGTTGCTTCATTATCGTGTTTCTTACCACCAAACATACATTTAAATAAATTCTTTATCTTAATTAATTATTCTTTGGCACGaataattagtagaaaaatgCATGCTTAGATATGAGAAAATGCATATATGCATCTGATCTG
This portion of the Zea mays cultivar B73 chromosome 2, Zm-B73-REFERENCE-NAM-5.0, whole genome shotgun sequence genome encodes:
- the LOC103646156 gene encoding sphingolipid delta(4)-desaturase DES1-like; this encodes MVAGMEAEEGVMATDFFWSYTDEPHASRRREILAKYPQIKELFGPDPWAFLKIGLVVSLQLWTATFLRDASWLKLLTVSYFFGSFLNHNLFLAIHELSHNLAFATPSLNRWLGIFANLPIGVPMSITFQKYHLEHHRFQGVDGVDMDIPSQAEARAVRSAAGKSAWVVLQLFFYALRPLFLKPKPPGLWELTNLAAQVGLDAGLVYLCGWRSLAYLVLSTFVGGGMHPMAGHFISEHYVFSPEQETYSYYGPLNLVAWHVGYHNEHHDFPRIPGTRLHRVKEMAPEYYDGLESYRSWSQVIYMYIMDRTVGPFSRMKRKAQKKDS